In the Silvanigrella aquatica genome, AAAATGTTTAAGCACTTCTAAAAATGGCTAGGATGGTTTTTAAAAGAGAAGCCTAAAATTAAACATAAGCTTAATTTAGAATTAATCTAAATTAAGAATTATGTCAAGTAAGGGTAGTAAAAGATTTTATGCTTTAATAAATTGATTTTATTTGCTAAAAAATAAAAGCCCTCATTTACAAGAAAGAGGGCTTTTATTGCAAAATTAAAATTTTAGTTTGCTTCTAAAGATTTTTTGAAAAAAGATTTTGCAGAAGTGAGGTTCTTTTTTTCGCGCATGCAAATGCTTAAAGTAGAATCTTGACGATCGCGCGCACGGTACATGTATTTCCAGTCGCCGTTGCATTTGATGTAGGATTCTTCCACATCATAGCTTGGTATGCGTTTACGAGATTTTTTGTCAACATTATCTCCGAATTTTTGAACCCATTCGTAAATAGTTTTATGAGAAACTTCAACGCCGTGAGATAACATTTTTTCGGAAACGGAACGAAAAGTCATATTTTGTTGGAAATAAAACTGAACCGCAGTTTCAATAACTGCCCAAGGGTAACGGTGTTGTTTATCAATTCTTTCTTTGTTTGCCATTATAACAGACTCCTTGCAGAAAATAAGCATAACCTCACGCTACATAGCCTTGTGGTTTAAAGGTAACGTAACAGTATTTTTTTGATATCTCAAAAGAATTTCACTGGCAAGAGATTATTTATATTATTTGTTAGAAAGCTGTTTATTCTGTTAAGGATCGCGTTAAGAAATGAGTAGTTCATTTGATACAGTATTAATTTCAAGTATTTGCGCGAACTTAGCGCTCATGCCAATCCAGCGTTCAATAGCAGGTTTTACCATTCCTACAAGGACATAACAGGCATCTTTTGCGTGGCCATGAACAGCAAGTAGTGTGGCATCTTCAACGTGATAGGCAATGGCATCGAGTTGTTTTAAAAAAGTTTGTGCTTCTGGCTCTATCTTTTCTGGATCTTTATTTAATAGGTAAATAGGACGTGCGCCCAAAGATAGAAATAAATTGCAATCATTCAAAAGTGTTTCTAAGCTCTTTTCATAGTTTTTTTCTGAGTCCCAGAGCTTTAATGTGACAACTTTTAAATCAAAAACGAGAAGGCCGGCCATATCCAGTGCCACTTGAAGACTTTCGTAGGACAATTGTTCTGCTGTATCAAGCTTTGCATCTACGGTGTCTTCGTTTTCAAGTTTCAGACGGAGAAATTCAGGGTTATCAAGATCAATACTGCTATTATTTATACATAATGCTGTTACAGAGCTATTGTTTCTTTGTGCAATCGATTCCAGCTTCGTCATCAACGCAGAAAGCGTATCAATACTTTGCAGCGGTGGGATTCTTTTTCCATTTACCCTTACATCAGCCATGAATTTTTTCCTCCTAAATCATTTCGATAAAACTTTCTTATATAAATTAAGCTGGTCTTTTTTGGTTTTCCGACCTTTGAATTTGATTGATTAAGCTATGCGCTCTGCTGTTCATGGGGTCGAGAGTTAAAATATTTTCCATGAGCTGCTGAGCAATGTCGGCTTTTCCCATTTTGTATTCAATGCTACCAAGGGTGTAGATCATATTTACATCATGAGGATGAATGTCCAAATAACGAATTAATATGCGTTCAGCATCTGTATATTCATTTAATTCAAATGAGAGTTTTACCAAATTAAAGATCGCAACGGTGTTGTCTGCTTTTAAATGACAAGCGCGAATTGTCCAGGAGAGTGCTTCTTTGAATTCATTTAATCCTTCAAATGCTAATCCCAAACCTAAACTTGCCATGTCGTCATTGGGTGTTAAACTGACAGCTTTTTGGAACTGAGGAACGGCAATATTATAATTATTTCTTTGTAAAGCAACTGTACCTAAACCAATAAAACACTTCGCACAGTAAGGATCGAGTTCGAGTGCTTTTGTATAGTTTGAAACGCCATTATCAAGGTCACCAAGTTTGGTGAAGCAGTCGCCTATTAATCTAAATAAATTTGCCTGCTGTACAACAGATAATCCACTTTTTTGGAAAGCTTGAGAGATTAAATTAATGGCATCAATATATTGTTTTGCAATGACCATTTCTTCTATTTGATTAATAAGCTTTGATGTGTTCTCTGTTTCTGCAACAGGTACGCTTATAATGAGTGTTTTAAAAATCTCTGAAATTTCATTGGCTGTTTTTTCCAATGGGAATTCATTTGCGAGAGCTTTTTTTATAGCATTTTTTACATTTGTTACTTTATCTTGTTTTTCAATGGTTTCTTGCATAAGTCGCGCTAAACTGTGAATGCTACCTGAAGAAAAAGTTTTATAAAAGCGGCTAATCCATTCGCCAATCCAATTGTTGCCATTTGAAATCGTAATAATATCTGAGGACAGAGCACACATGACATCATAGGTGCTATCTAAATATTTGAGAGCATTTCCATTTACGGGAGAAATAGGTCCATGAATTACGGCGTCACATACAGAAATCACGCAAGAAAATTGATTGCCCACAATTTCTTTTATGCCATCCCCATTGGGATTTAAAAAGTAAACATGATCGTCTAAACTCATTTCTACAACACTTTGTCTGATGTCTGCTCCGGCCGATCCTGTACCGCAAAAACACAGTCTCGCTTTTCCTTGAAAGCTAGGATTGCTCTGCAATAAGTTTTTAAATGCAAAGACAGAATCTAAAGCCCCCGATTCAATTTCAAGAGGCCCTAAGTGGAAAAAGATAAAGTCGGTTTCAGGGAGCCCTAAGGAAGAGCGCAATTCAATGCGTCTGATTGCGGACATTTCCGAGGAGTAGCGTTGTGTATTGATTGCGCGGGCGACGCGGCGGATTCTTTGAGAACTCACTTCTTCTAAATAGGACCAGGTGGCTCCGTCTTTATCAAAGCATAAAATAATATCTGCATTTTTTAACACTTCTTTACGAACAGTTCGTTCCCTTGCGATATTGGGCAACGGGGAGCCATTTATAGAGCGAGTTCCTAAATTTGCATGAGGAGGTCTGGGTGCATTTTGCCAAATAACAAGCCGTGCTTGATTCATTCTTTTTACTTTTGAAGCTTGATAGCTTGCTAAGGAATTTTCTCCTAAAGAAACAATAAGCGAATATTGTTCTAATTCTTTTTCAATTCCCGATAAAAATGTTTTATTTTCGTTCATGGAATCTAAAGTATAACAAGTTAAATAAAGAGGAGTATTAGAAGCGTTCATTAATTTTGCAAATTGCACAAATGCTTTTTCTTCGCTGATATGAGTGTATAATGCCCCTTCTACCCCCATTTTTTTAACGCATAAATTCCACATTTCAAGTTCACAAGGGTGGGGCAGTTGCGGCGCAACAAAAGCAATTTTTTTGTACTTATTTAATATGTGGGAAGCATGTTTTTCTTGCGTTTCGGCAAGAATTTTTCCGCTTTCACCTTCAATTATGGAAATCAAATCATTTGGTTTTAATTTTTTTGCATCACTAACTATGCTTTCAAGGGATCTGCTCTGAGTCATTGTAAATTATCCCCCTAAATATGCTTGAGAATGAATGTATGCGCTTGTTACTTTTCTATGTGACTGAATTTTATTTAAATCTTTAGATAACAATTCAAGAATTTGTTTAAGTAACTTTGTAAACTTATCATCGTGGTCAGCTATTGTGTTTTTAAATAAATTAATTTCATTTTTATCATAATTAGGGTGATTTTTTATGACTTGTAGGAAACTTGAGATCATCGCTTTTCTTTGCGTCATAAATTTTTGTGCAATGATATTGAGCTGATTTTCATTTTCTGATGTGTTATAAACCCCTAAATGCAGCTCTTTAAAAAGTTGGGTATGAAGTTTCCTCCATTTATCCCAAAAGCATAAAAATTCATTTTTTAATGAAGAAAAGACAAAAGCTTTTGAAAGTTCTGAATTTATGGTTTCGTAAAACGAGACCCCATGAAATACGGTCTTTTCCACCATTCAATTCCTTTAAAGTAAAAAATTTTTAATGAAGCCTTGTTTAAAGTTTATTAGAATGCTCTAGTATTAATCAATTCATGGGGAGTGTTGCTTTTTTGGCTGAAATCCTGCACTTTTTTCTACTATGCAAGATATTTCTATCTTGTCCATTTGGGAGAATATTTTTATGAAAAATCAATTCATTGGCACATCTCTAGATGTAGATGACGGAAAGGTAACATTAACAGACTATATGGGAAGCGATCTTTCTGTAGTCAATGCGGCACGAGTGAGTTTTGGTAAAACCAAAACCGAAATGGATGATAAAGACGTCAAATTAATTAAATATTTAGCAGCTCATAAACATATGAGCCCTTTTCGTCACGTTGTTTTCACCTTTGCACTTGAAGGAGTTTCCGAAGTCGTCTGTCGCCAACTTTATAAACACCAAGTGGGATGTGCTTATACGAGCGGTGAATTTAAAGAAGCAGCTACTACTTGGAATGAAATTTCAGGACGTTATGTTGAGTTTGATCCTGAGTTCCACTTCCCCTCTGAATTTCGTAAGCAACATAAAAGTAATAAACAAGCTTCCTTAGAAGGGGAGTGCGTGGAAAATAATGTAATGGCTCGTGCCATATATAAAGAAGCCATTGATCAAGGATTTTCGGCATATAAAAAATTACTTGAATTGGGAGTTTGCAAAGAACAAGCGCGTATGGTTATGCCCGTGAGTTTTAAAAATTCTCTTGTTTGGACTGCATCTTTAGAAGCTGTGGCTCATTTTATAAAATTACGTGATCACGAGGGTGCCCAATTAGAAATTCGTAATTTAGCGCGTGCTATAAAGAAATTAATTGATCCCATTTGTCCTCACTCTCTTGATGCTCTTGTGAATTCTGAAAAGTAGAAAAATATTCCTACAGCCCTGAAAAACTTTACCGATATGCAAAAAGTACGCAGAGCAATTCGCTGGCGGTACATTTGTATTAGTTTAGGCCAAGGATGGCCGCACACTGTTTCCAAGTAGCTGTGGACAGTAGTGAGTTTCAAGGAGGAGACAAGCTATGGGTTTGCGCATACAAACCAACATCCAATCCCTTAATGCCCAAAGAGCTTTGAGCATTACCACCAAACAAAATGATGAGTCCATTGAGAAGGTGAGCTCTGGTTATCGCATTAACAAGGCTTCTGATGACGCAGCGGGTCTTGCGATTAGCGAAAAATTAAAGGCTGACATCCGTGGTCTTAACATGGCGAAACGAAACGCAAGTGATGGTATTTCACTTCTTCAAACTGCCGAAGGTGGTATGAATGAAATTGGGAATATCTTAACTCGTTTACGTGAGCTTGCGGTTCAAGGTGCTTCCGATACCGTGGGTAACAAAGAACGCGGCTTTATTCATAAAGAATTTAACGCGTTAAAAGACGAAGTGGATCGTATTACAAACTCAACTGAGTTTAACGGAACACTCCTCTTAACTGGTGGTCTTGAAGGCTTGCCAGAAGAAATGACTAAAAAATCAAATATTCCACCACTTGAAGTTCAAGTTGGTAAAAACTGGACTATGTCAACAGATTCACAAACAGATGCAGATAATGAAGATTTCAGTCGAAATCCAGTGAACATCATTCGTTTGAACTTTGACAAAATCAATACCAGTACAACTGGACTTGGACTTGGAAAAGCAAGTGATGAAACTAAAGAGTCAACAGGCGTGTTTATGGAAGAAGGTGAGCACAACGATTCTAAAGAACGTGCTCAGCTTTCTATTAATAAACTTGATGATGCGATTTCTAAGGTTTCAGAATTCCGTGCAGACATGGGTGCGCAACAAAACCGTTTATACTCTACAATTGCAAACCTTGCTGTTCAATCTGAAAACTACTCTGCTGCGAATAGCCGTATCCGCGATACAGACTTTGCAGAAGAAACAGCAAAACTCGCACAATCCAACATCCTCAAACAAGGTGGTGTTGCTGTTCTTACTCAAGCAAACCAAAGCCCTGGAGCGGCGTTACGTTTGTTAGGCTAATTTATATTAAGATTAATTATCTTAATATTTATTTAATCCCTTCCTTTTTGGAAGGGATTTTTTTTATAACTTAAATATTTCAACAGAGTTTTTATTCTGAATATCAATATGAATATCAACAGCAAGTTGGTTGCTTTCTGTAACAAAATAGGAAATAGGATCAGCAATGACAAAAGAATCATTTATATTATAAATAATGACTTCTTCATCGAAAACATGGGGTGAAAAAATAGGAAAAATATTAATTAAGCGGTGTTTTGTTTTTAATTTTTCTGATGGAAAATAAGATATTTTATCTTCAAGATATCCTTTGCTTGCTAAGGTTTGAATTTTTTGTGGTTTTGCCATAATAGCAACATCGTCAGTGTCCATAGAAAGTTCATGAATAATTTTAATAAAATCATTTGCATTTGGAAATTTCTTGGCACTGATTTTTTTTGTAACTTTAGCAATTTCAAAACAAGCTAAACCGACGCTATCCGTGGTTAAAGATAATATAAGATCTTTTTTATCCATAAGCAATTTGTCATCGAGGGGATTGTTTTCCTCCCCCGTTAAAAGAATGTAGGTTCTTTTAGCGGCAAATTTTTTCAGTTCAATTAAGTTTATGCTATTTGCTGATTGGGATGCCGATTTATTTGCAGTTAATGAAATGGGATGCATACTTTTTGAATCGGCATGAAAATATTGTTCCATACCTATAGAAGCTACGGTGCGGATAGGGCTTTTTTGCATAAAAACTTTACTGAGTTTTGAAGGCGCAGTTAAATTAAGAGTCATTTCTTGATCCTTTGCCAATCAACATCATTTTATTTGTGTTTCTGTTTTATATTAATATGGATTTTAAAAAAATTGAAGTAAGCCGAAATTGAAGCCAAAAGTATGAATAGGATTTAAGGTGTAGGCGTAATCGAAGCGGATAGCAACACGATTGATTTTTAAAGGTAAAATACGGACACCCGTTCCAATGCTCACACCTGTATAGTGAGAAAAAATATCGGGAATGGTATTTGCGGCATAACCGGCATCGGTAAAGAGAGCGTGCTGGATGGCAAGGTTTTCACTGACGTAACTCGGAATACGCAGTTCCATGTTACTAAACCAGGCAATTTTACCATAATATTCGCTATCAAAGAATCCTCTGATTTTATCAAGCCCTCCGACAAAATATTGTTGAGAAACCACATCACTTGTTGTCATGCTTAAGTTTGCTCTAACTGCTAAATAAGATTGCTTAGGAAGGGGTATTGTAACAAGTCCTAAGTTAATATCAGAGTTATAGTACTGAACAGTGCTATTTAATGATGTATAATTATCATTTTGATTGTCATAAACTTCTCCCGTGGTGTCTAAAATAGAGAGAAAATGAACGCCATCTACTTTCATGCCGTCATAATCAATTTTTCCTAAAGTCAATCTTCCTTCAAAAGCTAAGTTTGCCGTAGAGGGTGGCAATTGATAATTATAAAATTTGTTTGCACCGACATCCGAAGGTAAAATACCATTTTCAGTAATATTATTATTAAAATAAAGAAAACCAAATCCCAGAAAAAAGGAAGGATTGATTTTTACGTCTGTAAATGTAGTCCACATATCTCTTTGATTTGAAAAGGCTCCAGCGACAACACGATTTTTATCATAAGT is a window encoding:
- a CDS encoding DDE-type integrase/transposase/recombinase — encoded protein: MANKERIDKQHRYPWAVIETAVQFYFQQNMTFRSVSEKMLSHGVEVSHKTIYEWVQKFGDNVDKKSRKRIPSYDVEESYIKCNGDWKYMYRARDRQDSTLSICMREKKNLTSAKSFFKKSLEAN
- a CDS encoding tetratricopeptide repeat protein, with translation MTQSRSLESIVSDAKKLKPNDLISIIEGESGKILAETQEKHASHILNKYKKIAFVAPQLPHPCELEMWNLCVKKMGVEGALYTHISEEKAFVQFAKLMNASNTPLYLTCYTLDSMNENKTFLSGIEKELEQYSLIVSLGENSLASYQASKVKRMNQARLVIWQNAPRPPHANLGTRSINGSPLPNIARERTVRKEVLKNADIILCFDKDGATWSYLEEVSSQRIRRVARAINTQRYSSEMSAIRRIELRSSLGLPETDFIFFHLGPLEIESGALDSVFAFKNLLQSNPSFQGKARLCFCGTGSAGADIRQSVVEMSLDDHVYFLNPNGDGIKEIVGNQFSCVISVCDAVIHGPISPVNGNALKYLDSTYDVMCALSSDIITISNGNNWIGEWISRFYKTFSSGSIHSLARLMQETIEKQDKVTNVKNAIKKALANEFPLEKTANEISEIFKTLIISVPVAETENTSKLINQIEEMVIAKQYIDAINLISQAFQKSGLSVVQQANLFRLIGDCFTKLGDLDNGVSNYTKALELDPYCAKCFIGLGTVALQRNNYNIAVPQFQKAVSLTPNDDMASLGLGLAFEGLNEFKEALSWTIRACHLKADNTVAIFNLVKLSFELNEYTDAERILIRYLDIHPHDVNMIYTLGSIEYKMGKADIAQQLMENILTLDPMNSRAHSLINQIQRSENQKRPA
- the thyX gene encoding FAD-dependent thymidylate synthase, encoding MKNQFIGTSLDVDDGKVTLTDYMGSDLSVVNAARVSFGKTKTEMDDKDVKLIKYLAAHKHMSPFRHVVFTFALEGVSEVVCRQLYKHQVGCAYTSGEFKEAATTWNEISGRYVEFDPEFHFPSEFRKQHKSNKQASLEGECVENNVMARAIYKEAIDQGFSAYKKLLELGVCKEQARMVMPVSFKNSLVWTASLEAVAHFIKLRDHEGAQLEIRNLARAIKKLIDPICPHSLDALVNSEK
- a CDS encoding flagellin, translating into MGLRIQTNIQSLNAQRALSITTKQNDESIEKVSSGYRINKASDDAAGLAISEKLKADIRGLNMAKRNASDGISLLQTAEGGMNEIGNILTRLRELAVQGASDTVGNKERGFIHKEFNALKDEVDRITNSTEFNGTLLLTGGLEGLPEEMTKKSNIPPLEVQVGKNWTMSTDSQTDADNEDFSRNPVNIIRLNFDKINTSTTGLGLGKASDETKESTGVFMEEGEHNDSKERAQLSINKLDDAISKVSEFRADMGAQQNRLYSTIANLAVQSENYSAANSRIRDTDFAEETAKLAQSNILKQGGVAVLTQANQSPGAALRLLG
- a CDS encoding POTRA domain-containing protein; protein product: MKKNDQNYKKYLLFFIFFVSIFISQFSYAQNTNLFNLEIPREEEIPKETKSIKYILPKNAENRIISSIKYVGNIRTSDDVIEENMDLIAGEKFKKSNLHSSMQNLKNLQVFIDINIQIIENPEDNKKLDIIVNVDEKWTLLPYFLFGSGGGISYFVIGLYDTNFIGRLYTVNFTYGCKNENCSTYLYFRNPSVLGSRFNLVNYIWREHNIYRTYDKNRVVAGAFSNQRDMWTTFTDVKINPSFFLGFGFLYFNNNITENGILPSDVGANKFYNYQLPPSTANLAFEGRLTLGKIDYDGMKVDGVHFLSILDTTGEVYDNQNDNYTSLNSTVQYYNSDINLGLVTIPLPKQSYLAVRANLSMTTSDVVSQQYFVGGLDKIRGFFDSEYYGKIAWFSNMELRIPSYVSENLAIQHALFTDAGYAANTIPDIFSHYTGVSIGTGVRILPLKINRVAIRFDYAYTLNPIHTFGFNFGLLQFF